The Lysobacter sp. genome includes a window with the following:
- the hemH gene encoding ferrochelatase: MSAASPLSVNASPVNASSAKSAVLLVNLGTPDAPTASAVRRYLAEFLHDYRVVPLSRWLWCPILHFIILPLRGPKVAKKYAQVWMPGGSPLAVHTADLTAAMQERLPGARVAYAMRYGNPSMTDTVAALRAEGVDEIVVLPLYPQYSTTTTASVTDKVETLECDYDEDELRFRVIAEYHLDPAWVAAVADSIRAHWAEHGRGERLLFSFHGIPQRLVDAGDPYRQQSQASVDAIVAALGDVPEFDPDHTMLTFQSRFGREPWLQPYTDKTLEALGAEGVKKIDIVCPGFAVDCLETLEEITVENAALFRAAGGDSLNYIPCLNASPAHADALVALAQRHLFRGAA, encoded by the coding sequence ATGTCAGCCGCCTCCCCATTGTCCGTGAACGCGTCGCCTGTGAACGCGTCGTCCGCGAAGTCCGCGGTCCTGCTGGTCAATCTCGGTACGCCCGATGCGCCCACCGCATCGGCGGTGCGCCGCTATCTGGCCGAATTCCTCCACGACTACCGCGTGGTGCCGCTCAGCCGCTGGCTGTGGTGCCCGATCCTGCATTTCATCATCCTGCCGCTGCGCGGACCGAAGGTCGCGAAGAAATACGCGCAGGTGTGGATGCCCGGCGGTTCGCCGCTGGCGGTGCACACCGCGGATCTCACCGCTGCGATGCAGGAACGGCTGCCCGGGGCGCGGGTCGCGTACGCGATGCGCTACGGCAATCCGTCGATGACGGATACGGTGGCCGCGCTGCGTGCCGAGGGTGTCGACGAAATCGTGGTGCTGCCGCTGTATCCGCAGTATTCGACGACCACCACCGCGTCGGTCACCGACAAGGTCGAAACGCTGGAATGCGATTACGACGAAGACGAACTCCGGTTCCGGGTCATCGCCGAGTATCACCTCGATCCGGCCTGGGTCGCGGCGGTCGCCGATTCGATCCGCGCGCACTGGGCCGAACACGGACGCGGCGAGCGGCTGCTGTTCTCGTTCCACGGCATTCCGCAGCGCCTGGTCGATGCCGGCGACCCGTACCGGCAGCAGTCGCAGGCCAGCGTCGATGCGATCGTCGCCGCGCTGGGCGACGTGCCGGAATTCGATCCCGATCACACGATGCTCACGTTCCAGTCGCGCTTCGGCCGCGAACCGTGGCTGCAGCCGTACACCGACAAGACCCTCGAAGCGCTGGGCGCCGAGGGCGTGAAGAAAATCGACATCGTCTGCCCGGGTTTCGCCGTGGACTGTCTGGAAACCCTGGAAGAAATCACCGTCGAGAACGCGGCGCTGTTCCGCGCGGCCGGCGGCGATTCGTTGAACTACATCCCCTGCCTCAATGCCTCGCCCGCGCACGCCGATGCGCTTGTGGCGCTGGCGCAGCGACATCTTTTTCGTGGAGCAGCGTGA
- a CDS encoding lipid-binding SYLF domain-containing protein produces MQITALSLALSLVFAAAAHAGPREDAQAENAVRVLAEIQAIPESSIPDKLLDEAKAIVIVPDTIKAGLVLGGRRGHGVLSVRTADGGWSNPGFVTLTGGSIGLQVGVQSADVVLVFRSERGLDSIVNGKFTLGADAGVAAGPMGRNASASTDGQMKAEIWSWSRARGLFAGVALDGAVLSMDDKANEAVYGQDTTPRMIFEGRAQQEPSPAIAGFRSRLAEASASARAARADDDAPATAPVASPAIDATTTTAPATVEPQPQPFQAVDNPAKVEALPVTP; encoded by the coding sequence ATGCAGATCACTGCCCTGTCCCTCGCGCTGTCGCTCGTTTTCGCCGCTGCCGCGCACGCCGGGCCCCGCGAAGACGCCCAGGCCGAGAACGCCGTGCGCGTGCTGGCGGAGATCCAGGCGATTCCCGAGTCCTCCATTCCCGACAAGCTGCTCGATGAAGCCAAGGCGATCGTGATCGTGCCCGACACCATCAAGGCCGGATTGGTGCTGGGCGGCCGTCGCGGCCACGGCGTGCTGTCGGTGCGCACCGCCGACGGCGGCTGGTCGAACCCGGGCTTCGTCACCCTCACCGGCGGCAGCATCGGCCTGCAGGTGGGCGTGCAGTCCGCCGACGTGGTGCTGGTGTTCCGCAGCGAACGCGGCCTGGATTCCATCGTCAACGGCAAATTCACCCTCGGCGCCGATGCCGGCGTCGCCGCAGGCCCCATGGGGCGTAATGCTTCAGCCTCCACCGACGGCCAGATGAAGGCCGAGATCTGGTCCTGGTCCCGCGCCCGCGGCCTGTTCGCAGGCGTCGCCCTCGACGGTGCGGTGCTGTCGATGGACGACAAGGCCAACGAGGCCGTCTACGGCCAGGACACCACGCCGCGAATGATCTTCGAGGGCCGCGCGCAGCAGGAACCTTCGCCGGCCATCGCCGGCTTCCGGAGCCGTTTGGCCGAAGCGAGCGCGTCCGCACGCGCCGCACGCGCGGACGACGACGCGCCGGCAACGGCACCGGTCGCCAGCCCGGCGATCGATGCGACCACGACCACAGCGCCGGCGACCGTCGAACCGCAGCCGCAGCCGTTCCAGGCGGTCGACAATCCCGCCAAGGTCGAAGCGCTGCCGGTCACGCCGTGA
- the tatA gene encoding twin-arginine translocase TatA/TatE family subunit, whose protein sequence is MGAWGIGHWIIVLIIVLLVFGTKRLTSGAKDIGSAVKEFKKGMRDEDKPAQLSDQSKNESSSESQRNDDNVAR, encoded by the coding sequence ATGGGCGCTTGGGGTATCGGTCACTGGATCATCGTGCTGATCATCGTGCTGTTGGTGTTCGGCACCAAGCGCCTGACCAGCGGCGCCAAGGACATCGGCAGTGCGGTCAAAGAGTTCAAGAAAGGCATGCGCGACGAAGATAAGCCGGCGCAGCTCAGCGACCAGTCGAAGAACGAATCTTCGAGCGAGTCGCAGCGCAACGACGACAACGTCGCGCGCTGA
- the tatB gene encoding twin-arginine translocase subunit TatB, giving the protein MFDIGFSELFLIAIVALVVLGPERLPKAARFAGLWVRRARAQWYSVKSELENELASEELKRTLRDTRQAVADIDADIRTAQAEARREFDSMQAQIEHDATDDRADSTALIDSDDKAIIDAVEATDGSSDVRR; this is encoded by the coding sequence ATGTTCGACATCGGATTTTCCGAACTCTTCCTGATCGCGATCGTCGCCCTTGTGGTGCTCGGCCCCGAGCGCCTGCCCAAGGCCGCGCGCTTCGCCGGACTCTGGGTGCGCCGCGCGCGCGCGCAGTGGTATTCGGTGAAGAGCGAACTGGAGAACGAACTGGCCTCGGAAGAACTGAAGCGCACGCTGCGCGACACCCGCCAGGCAGTGGCCGACATCGACGCCGACATCCGCACGGCGCAGGCCGAAGCCCGTCGCGAATTCGACTCGATGCAGGCGCAGATCGAACACGACGCCACGGACGATCGCGCCGACAGCACCGCGCTGATCGACAGCGACGACAAGGCCATCATCGACGCCGTCGAAGCCACCGACGGGAGCAGCGATGTCCGACGTTGA